A genomic stretch from Mastacembelus armatus chromosome 7, fMasArm1.2, whole genome shotgun sequence includes:
- the mmp9 gene encoding matrix metalloproteinase-9 has protein sequence MRSFALFVCLALGISVQDGWSRPLKTAFVKFPGDIKNLTVTELAENYLKKFGYLDTEQRSGFQSMVSTAKALKKMQRQLGLEETGKLDESTVEAMKRPRCGVPDVANYQTFEGDLKWDHHDITYRIVNYSPDMESSLIDDAFARAFKVWSAVTPLTFTRLFDGEADIMISFGKKNHGDPYPFDGKDGLLAHAYPPGEGLQGDAHFDDDEYWTLGKGPAVKTRYGNADGAMCHFPFTFEGKSYTTCTTDGRTDNLPWCATTADYQRDKKYGFCPSELLYTFGGNADGAECVFPFIFLGQEYDSCTTEGRSDGYRWCATTNNFDNDKKYGFCPSRDTAVIGGNSEGEPCHFPFVFLGKKYNSCTSEGRGDGKLWCSTTASYDEDTKWGFCPDKGYSLFLVAAHEFGHALGLEHSNIRDALMYPMYSYVENFSLHKDDVEGIQYLYGPKTGPDPTAPQPVTPTTNPYPDPEETDPTDEPTEPPTTTTTTTRPVDPTKDACKVTSFDAITVIEKELHFFKDGHYWTMSTMNELRGPFSVSQRWPGLPVVIDSAFEEPLTKKLYFFSGTRFWVYTGQSVLGPRSIEKLGLPNNIQKVDGSLQKGTGKVLLFSGENFWRLDVKAQKIDTGYPKYTDAVFGGVPSDSHDVFQYKGHTYFCRDRFYWRMNSRRQVDRVGYVKYDILKCSDSSVSQY, from the exons ATGAGATCCTTtgctttatttgtgtgtttagcTTTGGGGATAAGCGTGCAGGATGGATGGAGCCGTCCCCTCAAGACGGCCTTTGTCAAGTTCCCAGGAGACATCAAAAACCTGACTGTTACAGAGCTGGCAGAA AATTATCTGAAGAAGTTTGGCTACCTAGACACAGAGCAACGCAGTGGTTTCCAGTCCATGGTTTCCACTGCCAAGGCtttgaagaagatgcagaggcAGTTGGGATTGGAGGAGACTGGGAAGCTGGATGAGTCGACCGTGGAGGCCATGAAACGTCCTCGCTGTGGGGTTCCTGATGTGGCCAACTATCAAACCTTTGAAGGAGACCTCAAATGGGATCATCATGACATCACTTATAG GATCGTTAACTATTCTCCAGACATGGAGAGCTCTCTGATTGATGATGCCTTTGCCAGAGCCTTCAAAGTGTGGAGTGCTGTGACCCCTCTGACTTTTACCCGCCTCTTTGATGGCGAAGCTGATATCATGATCTCATTTGGAAAAAAGA atcATGGAGACCCATACCCATTTGATGGAAAGGATGGGCTCCTAGCTCATGCTTATCCTCCTGGTGAGGGACTGCAGGGAGATGCCCACTTTGACGATGATGAGTACTGGACCCTGGGAAAAGGACCAG CTGTGAAGACTCGCTATGGGAATGCAGATGGTGCCATGTGCCACTTCCCCTTCACTTTTGAGGGCAAATCGTACACCACCTGTACCACTGATGGCCGTACAGACAACTTACCATGGTGCGCCACCACAGCCGACTACCAGAGGGACAAGAAATACGGCTTCTGCCCAAGTGAAC TTTTGTACACTTTTGGAGGAAATGCCGACGGCGCTGAGTGCGTCTTTCCCTTCATCTTTCTGGGGCAGGAATATGACAGCTGTACCACAGAGGGCCGCAGCGATGGTTACCGCTGGTGTGCCACCACAAACAACTTTGACAATGACAAGAAATATGGATTCTGCCCCAGTCGTG ACACCGCTGTAATTGGTGGCAATTCTGAGGGAGAGCCATGCCACTTCCCGTTTGTGTTCCTCGGTAAAAAGTATAATTCCTGCACTAGTGAAGGTCGAGGAGATGGCAAACTGTGGTGCAGTACCACTGCCAGCTATGATGAGGACACGAAATGGGGCTTCTGTCCTGACAAAG GTTACAGCCTGTTCCTGGTGGCAGCTCATGAGTTTGGACATGCCCTTGGCCTGGAACACTCCAACATTAGAGATGCTCTCATGTATCCCATGTACAGCTATGTGGAAAATTTCTCCCTGCATAAAGATGACGTTGAGGGCATTCAGTATCTCTATG gaccCAAAACAGGCCCTGATCCCACTGCCCCTCAGCCTGTCACACCTACCACTAACCCTTACCCAGACCCTGAGGAAACTGATCCTACTGATGAACCCACTGAACCTcccaccactaccaccaccaccacacgaCCTGTGGATCCAACCAAAGATGCTTGCAAGGTGACCAGCTTTGACGCCATCACTGTGATTGAGAAGGAACTGCATTTCTTCAAAGATGG ACATTACTGGACCATGTCCACCATGAATGAGCTCAGGGGgccattttctgtttctcagagATGGCCAGGTCTGCCGGTTGTCATTGACTCTGCTTTTGAGGAACCCTTGACCAAGAAATTATACTTCTTCTCAG GTACCCGATTCTGGGTGTACACAGGGCAAAGTGTTCTGGGTCCCCGCAGCATTGAGAAACTGGGCCTCCCCAACAACATTCAGAAGGTGGATGGATCACTGCAGAAGGGGACAGGCAAAGTGCTGCTCTTCAGTGGAGAAAACTTTTGGAG GCTTGATGTGAAAGCCCAGAAAATCGACACTGGGTACCCCAAATACACAGATGCTGTCTTTGGTGGCGTTCCTTCTGATTCCCATGATGTTTTCCAGTACaaag GTCACACCTATTTCTGCCGGGACCGTTTCTATTGGCGTATGAATTCCCGCAGGCAGGTCGACCGTGTTGGCTATGTGAAATACGATATCCTCAAGTGCTCAGACTCTTCAGTCTCTCAGTACTAA